A single window of Solea solea chromosome 9, fSolSol10.1, whole genome shotgun sequence DNA harbors:
- the tle2b gene encoding transducin-like enhancer protein 4 isoform X1 yields the protein MQRHYIMYYEMSYGLNIEMHKQAEIVKRLSAICAQIIPFLSQEHQQQVVQAVERAKQVTMAELNAIIGQQQLQHLSHHAPGIPLTPHPSGLALGAGGSGLLALTGALGVSAHLASKDERNHLDPEHLREGAPSRSKSVSSTDSQPTEERQGPSGGYSSSQGGAEAKRRRCDDKESLPPHSYDSDGDKSEDNLVVDVSNEEPNSPAGSPPHSPHGNGLDRAPALRKELPGSSSTGEAPSTPNPRSPTPGKTKDPAQVDKSQSPLSKSGTPSPAHREALTPGAPGAPGGPGPSTSCLRLVSKAATSADPLALRSPMSVPPGSYPAHFGVVSHAGLNGELASPGGFGGALTLSPQISAAASAYSRSPMVAYDSRSHLRAPGLTSSLPGSSGGKPAYSFHVSADGQMQPVPFPPDALLGPGIPRHARQIHTLSHGEVVCAVTISTSTRHVYTGGKGCVKVWDISQPGSKSPMAQLDCLNRDNYIRSCKILPDGRTLIVGGEASTLSIWDLATPTPRIKAELTSSAPACYALAISPDNKVCFSCCSDGNIVVWDLHNQTLVRQFQGHTDGASCIDISNDGTKLWTGGLDNTVRCWDLREGRQLQQHDFTSQIFSLGYCPTGEWLAVGMESSNVEVLHVSKPDKYQLHLHESCVLSLKFAYCGKWFVSTGKDNLLNAWRTPYGASIFQSKESSSVLSCDVSPDDKYIVTGSGDKKATVYEVVY from the exons GCGGAGATTGTCAAGCGTCTCAGTGCCATCTGTGCTCAGATCATCCCTTTCCTCTCTCAAGAG caccaGCAACAGGTGGTCCAAGCAGTGGAGAGAGCAAAGCAGGTCACCATGGCAGAACTCAATGCCATTATTGGG cagcagcagctccagcaccTGTCTCACCATGCACCTGGCATCCCCCTGACGCCGCACCCATCAGGCCTGGCCCTGGGTGCAGGGGGCTCAGGGCTTCTGGCCCTGACTGGGGCTTTGGGAGTCTCAGCTCACCTTGCATCCAAAGATGAGCGCAACCACCTTGACCCTGAACATCTTCGAG AGGGAGCACCCAGCAGG AGTAAGTCGGTGTCATCGACGGACAGTCAGCCCACTGAGGAGCGGCAGGGCCCGTCAGGAGGCTACTCCTCGTCACAGGGAGGGGCTGAGGCCAAGAGGAGGCGCTGTGATGATAAGGAGTCCCTCCCACCACACTCCTAT GACAGCGATGGAGACAAAAGTGAAGACAATCTTGTGGTGGACGTTTCCAATGAG GAGCCAAACTCTCCTGCAGGCAGCCCTCCTCACTCCCCCCACGGGAACGGCTTAGACCGGGCTCCTGCTTTAAGGAAAGAGCTCCCGGGCTCCTCGAGCACAGGAGAGGCCCCCTCCACCCCAAACCCCCGCAGCCCCACCCCAGGCAAGACCAAGGACCCTGCTCAG GTGGACAAGTCCCAGTCTCCACTGTCTAAGTCTGGCACCCCATCCCCTGCCCACCGTGAGGCCCTGACCCCTGGAGCACCAGGAGCCCCCGGAGGCCCTGGCCCCAGCACGTCCTGCCTTCGTCTGGTCAGCAAAGCAGCAACGAGTGCAGATCCCCTTG CTCTCCGCAGTCCCATGTCTGTGCCCCCTGGTTCATACCCGGCTCATTTTGGCGTGGTGTCCCACGCAGGGCTGAATGGGGAGCTGGCCAGCCCTGGAGGATTCGGCGGGGCTCTAACTCTCTCCCCACAAATCAGTGCAGCGGCCAGCGCCTACTCCCGAAGCCCCATG GTGGCGTATGACTCTCGGTCTCACCTGAGAGCGCCGGGTCTGACCTCCTCCCTGCCTGGCTCCTCTGGTGGAAAGCC CGCCTACTCATTCCACGTGAGCGCTGACGGTCAGATGCAGCCGGTGCCCTTTCCCCCCGACGCCTTGCTGGGCCCGGGAATCCCTCGCCATGCGCGACAGATTCACACCCTGAGCCACGGAGAGGTCGTGTGTGCAGTCACGATCAGCACCTCGACGCGCCACGTCTACACTGGAGGAAAAGGCTGCGTCAAGGTTTGGGACATCAGCCAGCCGGGCAGCAAGAGCCCCATGGCCCAGCTGGACTGTCTG AACAGGGACAACTATATCCGCTCCTGTAAAATCCTCCCTGACGGGCGAACCCTGATTGTCGGCGGGGAGGCCAGCACGCTGTCGATCTGGGATCTGGCCACACCCACACCCCGCATCAAGGCGGAGCTGACGTCGTCTGCCCCTGCCTGCTATGCCCTGGCCATCTCCCCTGACAACAAGGTctgcttctcctgctgcagcgACGGCAACATCGTCGTCTGGGACCTTCACAACCAGACGCTGGTCAG GCAGTTCCAGGGCCACACAGACGGAGCGAGCTGCATCGACATCTCCAACGACGGCACCAAGCTGTGGACGGGAGGACTGGACAACACAGTGCGCTGCTGGGACCTGAGAGAGGGACGCCAGCTCCAGCAGCATGACTTCacctcacag ATCTTCTCTCTGGGCTACTGTCCGACAGGCGAGTGGCTGGCTGTTGGAATGGAGAGCAGTAATGTCGAAGTCCTGCACGTCTCCAAACCTGACAAGTACCAGCTGCACCTCCACGAGAGCTGCGTGCTCTCCCTCAAGTTCGCCTACTGtg gCAAGTGGTTCGTGAGCACAGGAAAAGACAATCTGTTGAATGCATGGAGGACGCCATATGGAGCGAGTATTTTCCAG TCCAAGGAGTCCTCATCTGTGTTAAGCTGTGACGTCTCCCCGGACGACAAGTACATAGTGACGGGCTCTGGGGACAAGAAGGCCACGGTGTACGAGGTGGTGTACTAA
- the tle2b gene encoding transducin-like enhancer protein 4 isoform X3, with protein sequence MQRHYIMYYEMSYGLNIEMHKQAEIVKRLSAICAQIIPFLSQEHQQQVVQAVERAKQVTMAELNAIIGQQQLQHLSHHAPGIPLTPHPSGLALGAGGSGLLALTGALGVSAHLASKDERNHLDPEHLREGAPSRSKSVSSTDSQPTEERQGPSGGYSSSQGGAEAKRRRCDDKESLPPHSYDSDGDKSEDNLVVDVSNEEPNSPAGSPPHSPHGNGLDRAPALRKELPGSSSTGEAPSTPNPRSPTPGKTKDPAQVDKSQSPLSKSGTPSPAHREALTPGAPGAPGGPGPSTSCLRLVSKAATSADPLGLNGELASPGGFGGALTLSPQISAAASAYSRSPMVAYDSRSHLRAPGLTSSLPGSSGGKPAYSFHVSADGQMQPVPFPPDALLGPGIPRHARQIHTLSHGEVVCAVTISTSTRHVYTGGKGCVKVWDISQPGSKSPMAQLDCLNRDNYIRSCKILPDGRTLIVGGEASTLSIWDLATPTPRIKAELTSSAPACYALAISPDNKVCFSCCSDGNIVVWDLHNQTLVRQFQGHTDGASCIDISNDGTKLWTGGLDNTVRCWDLREGRQLQQHDFTSQIFSLGYCPTGEWLAVGMESSNVEVLHVSKPDKYQLHLHESCVLSLKFAYCGKWFVSTGKDNLLNAWRTPYGASIFQSKESSSVLSCDVSPDDKYIVTGSGDKKATVYEVVY encoded by the exons GCGGAGATTGTCAAGCGTCTCAGTGCCATCTGTGCTCAGATCATCCCTTTCCTCTCTCAAGAG caccaGCAACAGGTGGTCCAAGCAGTGGAGAGAGCAAAGCAGGTCACCATGGCAGAACTCAATGCCATTATTGGG cagcagcagctccagcaccTGTCTCACCATGCACCTGGCATCCCCCTGACGCCGCACCCATCAGGCCTGGCCCTGGGTGCAGGGGGCTCAGGGCTTCTGGCCCTGACTGGGGCTTTGGGAGTCTCAGCTCACCTTGCATCCAAAGATGAGCGCAACCACCTTGACCCTGAACATCTTCGAG AGGGAGCACCCAGCAGG AGTAAGTCGGTGTCATCGACGGACAGTCAGCCCACTGAGGAGCGGCAGGGCCCGTCAGGAGGCTACTCCTCGTCACAGGGAGGGGCTGAGGCCAAGAGGAGGCGCTGTGATGATAAGGAGTCCCTCCCACCACACTCCTAT GACAGCGATGGAGACAAAAGTGAAGACAATCTTGTGGTGGACGTTTCCAATGAG GAGCCAAACTCTCCTGCAGGCAGCCCTCCTCACTCCCCCCACGGGAACGGCTTAGACCGGGCTCCTGCTTTAAGGAAAGAGCTCCCGGGCTCCTCGAGCACAGGAGAGGCCCCCTCCACCCCAAACCCCCGCAGCCCCACCCCAGGCAAGACCAAGGACCCTGCTCAG GTGGACAAGTCCCAGTCTCCACTGTCTAAGTCTGGCACCCCATCCCCTGCCCACCGTGAGGCCCTGACCCCTGGAGCACCAGGAGCCCCCGGAGGCCCTGGCCCCAGCACGTCCTGCCTTCGTCTGGTCAGCAAAGCAGCAACGAGTGCAGATCCCCTTG GGCTGAATGGGGAGCTGGCCAGCCCTGGAGGATTCGGCGGGGCTCTAACTCTCTCCCCACAAATCAGTGCAGCGGCCAGCGCCTACTCCCGAAGCCCCATG GTGGCGTATGACTCTCGGTCTCACCTGAGAGCGCCGGGTCTGACCTCCTCCCTGCCTGGCTCCTCTGGTGGAAAGCC CGCCTACTCATTCCACGTGAGCGCTGACGGTCAGATGCAGCCGGTGCCCTTTCCCCCCGACGCCTTGCTGGGCCCGGGAATCCCTCGCCATGCGCGACAGATTCACACCCTGAGCCACGGAGAGGTCGTGTGTGCAGTCACGATCAGCACCTCGACGCGCCACGTCTACACTGGAGGAAAAGGCTGCGTCAAGGTTTGGGACATCAGCCAGCCGGGCAGCAAGAGCCCCATGGCCCAGCTGGACTGTCTG AACAGGGACAACTATATCCGCTCCTGTAAAATCCTCCCTGACGGGCGAACCCTGATTGTCGGCGGGGAGGCCAGCACGCTGTCGATCTGGGATCTGGCCACACCCACACCCCGCATCAAGGCGGAGCTGACGTCGTCTGCCCCTGCCTGCTATGCCCTGGCCATCTCCCCTGACAACAAGGTctgcttctcctgctgcagcgACGGCAACATCGTCGTCTGGGACCTTCACAACCAGACGCTGGTCAG GCAGTTCCAGGGCCACACAGACGGAGCGAGCTGCATCGACATCTCCAACGACGGCACCAAGCTGTGGACGGGAGGACTGGACAACACAGTGCGCTGCTGGGACCTGAGAGAGGGACGCCAGCTCCAGCAGCATGACTTCacctcacag ATCTTCTCTCTGGGCTACTGTCCGACAGGCGAGTGGCTGGCTGTTGGAATGGAGAGCAGTAATGTCGAAGTCCTGCACGTCTCCAAACCTGACAAGTACCAGCTGCACCTCCACGAGAGCTGCGTGCTCTCCCTCAAGTTCGCCTACTGtg gCAAGTGGTTCGTGAGCACAGGAAAAGACAATCTGTTGAATGCATGGAGGACGCCATATGGAGCGAGTATTTTCCAG TCCAAGGAGTCCTCATCTGTGTTAAGCTGTGACGTCTCCCCGGACGACAAGTACATAGTGACGGGCTCTGGGGACAAGAAGGCCACGGTGTACGAGGTGGTGTACTAA
- the tle2b gene encoding transducin-like enhancer protein 4 isoform X2, with protein sequence MQRHYIMYYEMSYGLNIEMHKQAEIVKRLSAICAQIIPFLSQEHQQQVVQAVERAKQVTMAELNAIIGQQLQHLSHHAPGIPLTPHPSGLALGAGGSGLLALTGALGVSAHLASKDERNHLDPEHLREGAPSRSKSVSSTDSQPTEERQGPSGGYSSSQGGAEAKRRRCDDKESLPPHSYDSDGDKSEDNLVVDVSNEEPNSPAGSPPHSPHGNGLDRAPALRKELPGSSSTGEAPSTPNPRSPTPGKTKDPAQVDKSQSPLSKSGTPSPAHREALTPGAPGAPGGPGPSTSCLRLVSKAATSADPLALRSPMSVPPGSYPAHFGVVSHAGLNGELASPGGFGGALTLSPQISAAASAYSRSPMVAYDSRSHLRAPGLTSSLPGSSGGKPAYSFHVSADGQMQPVPFPPDALLGPGIPRHARQIHTLSHGEVVCAVTISTSTRHVYTGGKGCVKVWDISQPGSKSPMAQLDCLNRDNYIRSCKILPDGRTLIVGGEASTLSIWDLATPTPRIKAELTSSAPACYALAISPDNKVCFSCCSDGNIVVWDLHNQTLVRQFQGHTDGASCIDISNDGTKLWTGGLDNTVRCWDLREGRQLQQHDFTSQIFSLGYCPTGEWLAVGMESSNVEVLHVSKPDKYQLHLHESCVLSLKFAYCGKWFVSTGKDNLLNAWRTPYGASIFQSKESSSVLSCDVSPDDKYIVTGSGDKKATVYEVVY encoded by the exons GCGGAGATTGTCAAGCGTCTCAGTGCCATCTGTGCTCAGATCATCCCTTTCCTCTCTCAAGAG caccaGCAACAGGTGGTCCAAGCAGTGGAGAGAGCAAAGCAGGTCACCATGGCAGAACTCAATGCCATTATTGGG cagcagctccagcaccTGTCTCACCATGCACCTGGCATCCCCCTGACGCCGCACCCATCAGGCCTGGCCCTGGGTGCAGGGGGCTCAGGGCTTCTGGCCCTGACTGGGGCTTTGGGAGTCTCAGCTCACCTTGCATCCAAAGATGAGCGCAACCACCTTGACCCTGAACATCTTCGAG AGGGAGCACCCAGCAGG AGTAAGTCGGTGTCATCGACGGACAGTCAGCCCACTGAGGAGCGGCAGGGCCCGTCAGGAGGCTACTCCTCGTCACAGGGAGGGGCTGAGGCCAAGAGGAGGCGCTGTGATGATAAGGAGTCCCTCCCACCACACTCCTAT GACAGCGATGGAGACAAAAGTGAAGACAATCTTGTGGTGGACGTTTCCAATGAG GAGCCAAACTCTCCTGCAGGCAGCCCTCCTCACTCCCCCCACGGGAACGGCTTAGACCGGGCTCCTGCTTTAAGGAAAGAGCTCCCGGGCTCCTCGAGCACAGGAGAGGCCCCCTCCACCCCAAACCCCCGCAGCCCCACCCCAGGCAAGACCAAGGACCCTGCTCAG GTGGACAAGTCCCAGTCTCCACTGTCTAAGTCTGGCACCCCATCCCCTGCCCACCGTGAGGCCCTGACCCCTGGAGCACCAGGAGCCCCCGGAGGCCCTGGCCCCAGCACGTCCTGCCTTCGTCTGGTCAGCAAAGCAGCAACGAGTGCAGATCCCCTTG CTCTCCGCAGTCCCATGTCTGTGCCCCCTGGTTCATACCCGGCTCATTTTGGCGTGGTGTCCCACGCAGGGCTGAATGGGGAGCTGGCCAGCCCTGGAGGATTCGGCGGGGCTCTAACTCTCTCCCCACAAATCAGTGCAGCGGCCAGCGCCTACTCCCGAAGCCCCATG GTGGCGTATGACTCTCGGTCTCACCTGAGAGCGCCGGGTCTGACCTCCTCCCTGCCTGGCTCCTCTGGTGGAAAGCC CGCCTACTCATTCCACGTGAGCGCTGACGGTCAGATGCAGCCGGTGCCCTTTCCCCCCGACGCCTTGCTGGGCCCGGGAATCCCTCGCCATGCGCGACAGATTCACACCCTGAGCCACGGAGAGGTCGTGTGTGCAGTCACGATCAGCACCTCGACGCGCCACGTCTACACTGGAGGAAAAGGCTGCGTCAAGGTTTGGGACATCAGCCAGCCGGGCAGCAAGAGCCCCATGGCCCAGCTGGACTGTCTG AACAGGGACAACTATATCCGCTCCTGTAAAATCCTCCCTGACGGGCGAACCCTGATTGTCGGCGGGGAGGCCAGCACGCTGTCGATCTGGGATCTGGCCACACCCACACCCCGCATCAAGGCGGAGCTGACGTCGTCTGCCCCTGCCTGCTATGCCCTGGCCATCTCCCCTGACAACAAGGTctgcttctcctgctgcagcgACGGCAACATCGTCGTCTGGGACCTTCACAACCAGACGCTGGTCAG GCAGTTCCAGGGCCACACAGACGGAGCGAGCTGCATCGACATCTCCAACGACGGCACCAAGCTGTGGACGGGAGGACTGGACAACACAGTGCGCTGCTGGGACCTGAGAGAGGGACGCCAGCTCCAGCAGCATGACTTCacctcacag ATCTTCTCTCTGGGCTACTGTCCGACAGGCGAGTGGCTGGCTGTTGGAATGGAGAGCAGTAATGTCGAAGTCCTGCACGTCTCCAAACCTGACAAGTACCAGCTGCACCTCCACGAGAGCTGCGTGCTCTCCCTCAAGTTCGCCTACTGtg gCAAGTGGTTCGTGAGCACAGGAAAAGACAATCTGTTGAATGCATGGAGGACGCCATATGGAGCGAGTATTTTCCAG TCCAAGGAGTCCTCATCTGTGTTAAGCTGTGACGTCTCCCCGGACGACAAGTACATAGTGACGGGCTCTGGGGACAAGAAGGCCACGGTGTACGAGGTGGTGTACTAA